Proteins encoded by one window of Dialister pneumosintes:
- the rplT gene encoding 50S ribosomal protein L20 — translation MARVKSGLTNHARHKKILKLAKGYRGARHNQFRKANELVMKALYYARRDRRAVKREFRKLWIIRINAAARLNGLTYSRLIAGLTKAGVAVNRKMLSEMAINDPAGFAKIAEIAKNA, via the coding sequence ATGGCAAGAGTAAAAAGCGGATTGACAAATCACGCAAGACATAAAAAAATTCTGAAGCTCGCTAAGGGCTATAGAGGTGCTCGTCATAACCAGTTCCGTAAAGCTAATGAACTTGTTATGAAAGCTCTTTATTATGCAAGAAGAGACCGTAGAGCAGTTAAGAGAGAATTCCGTAAATTGTGGATTATTCGTATCAATGCAGCTGCTCGTTTGAATGGACTTACTTATAGTCGTTTAATTGCAGGCTTGACCAAAGCCGGTGTAGCTGTAAATCGTAAGATGCTTAGTGAAATGGCAATTAACGATCCGGCAGGATTTGCTAAGATTGCTGAAATTGCAAAAAATGCTTAA
- a CDS encoding DUF805 domain-containing protein, whose amino-acid sequence MNNITWALQRVLKENYANFSGRASRSEYWYFLLVNILVTFIITLLFGESGIISKIYTLIIFIPSLAVSIRRLHDIDKSGWWVCLGFVPLLNLILLYWACKESTVGENRFGEEPLR is encoded by the coding sequence ATGAATAATATAACTTGGGCTTTACAACGTGTATTAAAGGAAAATTATGCAAATTTTTCAGGAAGAGCATCTCGTTCTGAATATTGGTATTTTTTGTTAGTGAATATATTAGTTACGTTTATCATTACTCTTTTATTTGGAGAGAGTGGAATAATCAGTAAAATATATACATTAATTATATTTATACCGTCGCTAGCTGTTTCAATTCGGCGTCTTCATGATATTGATAAGAGTGGCTGGTGGGTATGCTTAGGTTTTGTCCCACTTCTTAACCTTATACTTTTATATTGGGCTTGTAAAGAATCTACTGTGGGTGAGAATCGTTTTGGAGAAGAGCCTTTAAGATAA
- a CDS encoding response regulator transcription factor, whose amino-acid sequence MTNVLVIEDDKLIAELERDFLEANNYTTYLVNNGKDALDTMQKVEIHAILLDVMLPGEDGYALCRKIRAMTDIPIIFVTAKNDEIDTIRGLGLGADDFVAKPFSPTELIARLHAHLERYNRLSQKQSSKQANGNGLVIGNLVIRPKARQVILDGKSVALTGKEFDLLYFLAEHPNEVFSKEDLFEKIWSLDPVCEPATVTVHINRLRDKMKAATGKPFELIETVWGAGYRFHVDA is encoded by the coding sequence ATGACAAATGTACTTGTAATCGAAGATGATAAGTTAATTGCAGAATTAGAACGTGATTTTCTTGAGGCTAACAACTACACTACTTATTTAGTAAATAATGGTAAAGATGCATTAGATACTATGCAAAAAGTAGAAATTCATGCCATTCTCCTTGACGTCATGCTCCCCGGCGAAGATGGATATGCCTTATGTAGAAAAATAAGAGCTATGACTGATATTCCGATTATTTTTGTAACCGCTAAAAATGATGAAATCGATACCATTCGTGGTTTAGGTTTAGGTGCAGATGATTTTGTTGCTAAACCATTTAGCCCTACAGAATTAATTGCTCGTTTACATGCCCATTTAGAACGATATAATCGTTTAAGTCAAAAACAGTCTTCTAAACAAGCAAATGGAAACGGTCTTGTTATTGGAAATCTGGTGATTCGTCCTAAAGCTCGCCAAGTAATTCTTGATGGAAAAAGTGTTGCACTCACAGGAAAAGAATTCGATTTACTCTATTTCTTAGCTGAGCACCCTAACGAAGTATTCTCTAAAGAAGATTTATTTGAAAAAATCTGGAGCCTCGATCCGGTTTGTGAACCGGCAACTGTAACTGTACATATTAACCGTCTACGTGACAAAATGAAAGCAGCTACAGGAAAACCCTTTGAACTCATTGAAACCGTTTGGGGTGCAGGCTACCGATTCCATGTAGATGCATAA
- a CDS encoding sensor histidine kinase codes for MDNSLHSSTHISQKKTSHGEIPQKLDHLIKNHFILKHVLLLFIPLATSIGAMTIALILYHYGRFSIDKDFITYTVLSILVCFFLMALVSISLYEEIDHQLLSPLHEIIFTARSINDGTINHIIDSDTTKGFDTITRAFQSMQYHLNDSMQQHANIEKRKQILYAGIAHDLRTPLTSIIGYSEALKSGLANTPEKKQRYISAISTQADVLLHIVDQLTIYNKLSGRKASFPLSKVNLEDLLKSYFDIERDSLLTKHVQVKLNIKKNMIIESNPDELKRILTNFFTNSIKYRKLPESYVTISAYRNPDNKEEAILSYHDDGPGVEESKLQKIFEPFYRTNEARTKTSNGSGLGLAVVAEIVAIHKGRIQAINDNGLLIKIYLPIVNVKEIIK; via the coding sequence GTGGACAATAGCTTGCATTCATCCACACATATATCGCAGAAAAAAACATCACATGGTGAAATACCGCAAAAGTTGGATCATTTAATAAAAAATCATTTTATTTTAAAACATGTACTCCTACTTTTTATTCCACTAGCAACTTCAATAGGTGCAATGACTATTGCACTTATACTTTATCACTATGGACGTTTTTCTATCGATAAAGATTTTATTACATATACCGTGTTATCTATTTTAGTTTGCTTTTTTCTTATGGCATTAGTTTCTATTTCTCTATATGAAGAAATAGATCATCAATTATTATCACCGCTACATGAAATTATATTTACCGCCCGTTCTATAAATGACGGAACTATAAACCATATCATTGACAGTGATACAACCAAAGGATTTGATACTATTACACGTGCTTTTCAATCTATGCAATATCATTTAAATGATTCTATGCAACAACATGCTAATATAGAAAAACGAAAGCAAATTTTATATGCCGGTATTGCACATGATTTACGTACTCCACTCACGTCCATTATTGGATATTCTGAAGCGTTAAAATCAGGACTTGCTAATACTCCGGAAAAAAAACAGCGTTATATTTCTGCGATTTCAACGCAAGCAGATGTGTTGCTCCATATCGTAGACCAATTAACAATTTATAATAAATTATCGGGACGTAAAGCTTCATTCCCTCTATCTAAAGTAAATTTAGAAGATCTACTGAAGTCTTATTTCGATATTGAGCGAGATTCACTCTTAACAAAACATGTGCAAGTAAAACTAAACATAAAAAAGAATATGATTATTGAGTCCAATCCGGATGAGCTTAAACGTATTCTTACCAATTTCTTTACAAATAGTATAAAATATAGAAAACTACCTGAGTCATATGTGACTATTTCTGCTTACAGAAATCCGGATAATAAAGAAGAAGCTATTTTATCCTATCACGATGATGGCCCGGGTGTAGAAGAAAGTAAATTACAAAAAATCTTTGAACCATTTTATCGAACAAATGAAGCACGAACGAAAACGAGTAATGGAAGCGGACTTGGTCTAGCGGTAGTAGCTGAAATTGTTGCTATCCATAAAGGTCGTATTCAAGCAATAAATGACAATGGATTACTCATTAAGATTTATTTACCAATTGTGAACGTTAAGGAGATTATAAAATGA
- a CDS encoding exodeoxyribonuclease III, translating into MKNLKYISWNVNGLRACVKKGFMDSFKALNADCFCLQETKLQPEQISLELPGYFQYWNSAIKKGYSGTALFTKIEPLQVTYGLGIKEHDQEGRLITAEFDSHYLVVCYTPNSKRELERLDYRMIWEDDLRAYLLALDAKKPVIYCGDLNVAHQEIDLANPKTNHHSAGFTNEERGKMSNLLSSGFTDTFRYMHPDEKDAYSWWSYFAKSRERNIGWRIDYFITSSSINQNITGATIHPQIMGSDHCPVELNFCL; encoded by the coding sequence TTGAAAAATTTAAAGTATATTTCGTGGAACGTAAACGGATTGCGTGCCTGTGTAAAAAAAGGTTTTATGGATTCTTTTAAGGCGTTAAATGCTGACTGTTTTTGCCTTCAAGAAACCAAGCTACAACCGGAACAAATTTCATTAGAACTTCCCGGTTATTTCCAATATTGGAACAGTGCAATCAAAAAAGGTTACAGTGGGACTGCACTTTTTACTAAGATAGAACCCTTACAAGTAACCTACGGTTTAGGAATAAAAGAACATGATCAAGAAGGGCGATTAATTACTGCAGAATTTGACTCTCACTACTTAGTTGTTTGTTATACACCTAATAGTAAAAGAGAGTTAGAACGCTTAGATTATAGAATGATTTGGGAAGATGATTTACGTGCTTACTTACTTGCATTAGATGCTAAAAAACCGGTAATTTATTGTGGCGATTTAAATGTTGCTCATCAAGAAATCGATTTGGCTAATCCTAAAACCAATCATCATAGTGCAGGTTTCACCAATGAAGAACGTGGAAAAATGTCCAACCTGCTTTCATCCGGATTTACAGATACTTTCCGATATATGCATCCGGATGAAAAAGATGCATATTCATGGTGGAGTTATTTTGCAAAATCAAGAGAAAGAAATATCGGGTGGAGAATTGACTACTTCATCACAAGTAGCAGTATTAATCAAAATATCACAGGGGCTACTATACATCCTCAAATCATGGGTAGTGACCACTGTCCTGTTGAATTAAATTTCTGCTTGTAA
- a CDS encoding phosphoethanolamine transferase → MKRFIADGDWKILWGICSIVPFGIAFFLNWIFGSSGGWEALSLIKLLLLFTQIGFITVYFLKRRLNQAVISLWGTVFCLWGLSMIVPVLATYTTVILNMTDTSMEMSTPLYLFLSCLSASWLLPGRWRMVSRIVWVIFILLYCLIQFTYIGYYIVAHSLISVNMMLAIAQTNIHEALSFISVNIPYTELTIAIVSLFLLGYIFFRAFGISIEEKNYKVSKRFKFILIALLLLNMGMTVFTFCQTRVAQVFAQSKETLQSFAEFQRILDSRRNMVIKDKELQQQLMHAPDGVYILIIGESETRDHMGVYGYERDNTPFQSQAIQDEHYTFFNHVYSSYTQTVQTLTYALSEKNQYNDIPLIQAYSIIDMARAAGFKTTWISNQSRFGIWDTPIGAIGSACDDQHWMNDYIGTGVQTKDYDDILIPELKKVDPNNRRQLIVLHLMGSHVSYWDRYPHNFYRYPIDQTKQRTKDQIMIDEYDNSVLFNDFVLEQIMDTAINYLHADQVIYFSDHGERVTEKPGHNADEFNFMMVHIPFWIYTSNEYQESHATLVQTMKRRREWLFTNDMLYDTLMGGMGLTAVKYDPTADFFSMDYDKNIDNVLTMYGNVWVSKDTQQLGENFKNP, encoded by the coding sequence ATGAAACGTTTTATAGCTGATGGAGATTGGAAAATTCTTTGGGGAATATGTAGTATTGTTCCATTTGGAATTGCCTTTTTTTTAAATTGGATTTTTGGATCATCCGGAGGATGGGAAGCATTATCTTTAATTAAATTGCTTTTATTATTTACACAAATCGGGTTTATTACTGTATATTTTTTAAAACGAAGATTAAATCAAGCGGTAATAAGTCTGTGGGGAACCGTATTTTGTCTTTGGGGATTATCGATGATTGTCCCTGTATTGGCAACCTATACTACCGTTATCCTTAATATGACAGATACTTCGATGGAAATGAGTACTCCGCTGTATCTGTTTTTATCTTGTTTAAGTGCTTCTTGGCTTCTTCCCGGAAGATGGCGTATGGTGTCACGTATTGTTTGGGTAATTTTTATTTTGCTATATTGCTTAATTCAATTTACCTATATCGGGTATTATATTGTGGCACATTCTTTGATTTCTGTGAATATGATGCTTGCTATTGCGCAAACAAATATTCATGAAGCTCTTTCTTTTATCAGTGTAAATATTCCTTATACGGAGTTAACCATAGCTATTGTCAGTTTGTTTTTGTTGGGATATATTTTTTTCCGTGCTTTCGGGATTTCTATAGAAGAGAAAAACTATAAGGTTTCCAAACGTTTTAAGTTTATTTTAATAGCTCTTTTGCTTTTGAATATGGGAATGACAGTTTTTACTTTTTGTCAAACTCGAGTAGCACAAGTTTTTGCACAGTCTAAAGAAACGTTACAAAGTTTTGCTGAATTCCAGAGAATTCTTGATAGTCGTAGAAATATGGTTATTAAAGATAAAGAGTTACAACAGCAGTTAATGCATGCACCGGATGGAGTTTACATTCTCATCATTGGAGAAAGTGAAACACGTGACCATATGGGGGTATATGGTTATGAAAGAGATAACACACCGTTCCAGTCTCAAGCAATACAAGATGAGCATTATACGTTCTTCAATCATGTATATTCCAGCTATACACAAACGGTACAAACTTTGACTTATGCATTGTCGGAAAAGAATCAATATAATGATATTCCATTAATACAAGCCTATTCTATTATTGATATGGCACGTGCGGCAGGTTTTAAGACTACATGGATATCTAATCAATCTCGTTTCGGCATTTGGGATACTCCTATAGGTGCTATCGGTTCTGCTTGTGACGATCAACACTGGATGAATGATTATATTGGGACAGGAGTACAAACTAAAGATTATGATGATATTTTAATTCCGGAATTAAAGAAAGTGGATCCTAATAATAGAAGACAATTGATAGTACTTCATCTTATGGGGAGTCATGTTAGCTATTGGGATCGATATCCACATAATTTCTATCGGTATCCTATAGATCAAACAAAACAAAGAACAAAAGACCAAATTATGATAGATGAGTACGATAACTCTGTATTGTTTAATGATTTTGTTCTGGAACAAATTATGGATACGGCTATTAATTATTTACATGCAGATCAAGTTATTTATTTTTCTGATCATGGTGAACGAGTGACAGAAAAACCCGGACATAATGCAGATGAATTTAATTTTATGATGGTTCATATTCCATTTTGGATTTATACTTCTAATGAGTATCAAGAAAGTCATGCCACTTTAGTACAAACGATGAAACGAAGACGAGAATGGTTATTTACTAATGATATGCTCTATGATACTTTAATGGGAGGTATGGGATTAACTGCCGTTAAGTATGATCCGACCGCCGATTTCTTTAGTATGGATTATGATAAAAATATTGATAATGTGTTAACTATGTATGGGAATGTTTGGGTAAGTAAAGATACACAGCAATTAGGTGAAAATTTTAAAAATCCATAA
- the trmB gene encoding tRNA (guanosine(46)-N7)-methyltransferase TrmB — MRLRRKPWIDEAIKEYTDFLYLEFPVENKGKWKQTFSNPKLPLCVELGTGKGRFISQMAEMHPAYNFVGFERQIGVIYYAAKKVGDAEPFLENAKLVLGDITNIEELFVQGEVDCFFINFCDPWPKARHEKRRLTYRSYLNRYASLLASNGKIIFKTDNRDLFDFSVEEFKSMKWELSDINYDLHAAPVEGDVKTEYEEKFSKKGNKICRLVAHRPTITVLSNNEKG; from the coding sequence ATGAGGCTTCGTAGAAAACCATGGATTGATGAAGCAATCAAAGAATATACAGATTTTTTGTATTTGGAATTTCCGGTAGAAAATAAAGGGAAGTGGAAACAGACTTTTTCAAATCCGAAATTACCACTTTGTGTAGAACTGGGAACAGGGAAAGGTCGTTTTATCAGTCAGATGGCGGAGATGCATCCTGCGTATAATTTTGTTGGATTTGAAAGACAAATCGGAGTTATTTATTATGCAGCTAAAAAAGTGGGAGATGCAGAACCTTTTTTAGAAAATGCAAAGCTGGTTTTAGGAGATATTACAAATATTGAGGAATTATTTGTTCAGGGAGAAGTGGATTGTTTTTTCATTAATTTTTGTGATCCATGGCCGAAAGCTCGACATGAAAAACGAAGATTAACTTATCGTAGTTATTTGAATCGTTATGCGTCTTTGCTTGCTTCTAATGGGAAAATTATATTTAAGACGGATAATCGAGATTTATTTGACTTTTCTGTGGAAGAGTTTAAATCCATGAAGTGGGAATTGTCAGACATTAATTATGATTTACATGCAGCTCCTGTTGAAGGTGATGTAAAAACAGAGTATGAAGAAAAGTTTAGTAAGAAGGGAAATAAAATATGCCGTTTGGTAGCTCATCGCCCGACCATAACCGTATTGAGCAACAACGAAAAGGGCTAA
- a CDS encoding FtsW/RodA/SpoVE family cell cycle protein, giving the protein MPFGSSSPDHNRIEQQRKGLRILFIIVAILILIGLLNVYSSTLYMNVEAGDNPYGYFIKQSVYLVLGSVFFQITRKNKPELWGKLSGILSIGTIVLLLLVFVAGRTVNGATRWIALGPISIQPSEIAKLPAILWAARYLAVKMDVGKKITVFAEIHAMFQRSKNGKSSFVTQFLSYFKPLFMPLLMALLVIKQPDMGTAVMILAFPAMMYILTGMPFLEIICAGTLSIGTFLILALTSAYRKARLVVLWDPFSRASDLGYQTVQSLIAVGSGGILGQGAGQGFSKFFYLPEQHTDFAFAVFCQEWGLIGALFLLFLFVGFLYIGLRLASQVNNTYRMLLISGLTLLIGTQAFINMAMVIGCFPVTGIPLPFISYGGTSLVINLMAVGLIVGAVEYSMKEEEQKQRIILNDINY; this is encoded by the coding sequence ATGCCGTTTGGTAGCTCATCGCCCGACCATAACCGTATTGAGCAACAACGAAAAGGGCTAAGAATTCTTTTTATTATTGTAGCAATTTTAATACTTATAGGACTGCTTAATGTATATTCATCGACTCTTTATATGAATGTAGAGGCTGGAGATAATCCTTATGGATATTTTATTAAGCAAAGTGTTTATCTTGTACTTGGAAGTGTATTTTTTCAGATTACGAGAAAAAACAAACCTGAATTATGGGGGAAATTATCAGGAATACTTTCTATAGGTACGATTGTTCTTTTACTTCTTGTTTTTGTGGCAGGTCGTACCGTAAACGGGGCGACTCGATGGATTGCATTAGGACCTATTTCCATACAACCTTCTGAAATTGCAAAACTTCCTGCTATTTTATGGGCTGCCAGATATTTAGCAGTAAAAATGGATGTAGGTAAGAAGATTACCGTATTTGCTGAAATTCATGCTATGTTTCAACGAAGTAAAAATGGAAAATCATCATTTGTAACACAATTTTTGTCTTATTTTAAACCTTTATTTATGCCTCTATTAATGGCATTATTGGTTATTAAACAGCCGGATATGGGAACAGCTGTCATGATTCTTGCATTTCCCGCAATGATGTATATTTTAACCGGAATGCCTTTTTTAGAAATTATATGTGCAGGTACATTATCAATAGGTACATTTTTAATATTGGCATTAACTTCGGCGTATAGGAAAGCTCGTCTTGTGGTACTATGGGACCCTTTTTCTCGTGCAAGTGATTTAGGATATCAAACCGTACAAAGTTTAATTGCTGTGGGATCTGGCGGTATTTTAGGACAGGGAGCCGGACAAGGATTTTCTAAATTCTTTTATTTACCGGAGCAACATACCGACTTTGCATTTGCAGTATTTTGTCAAGAATGGGGTCTTATCGGTGCATTGTTTTTACTATTTCTTTTTGTAGGTTTTTTATATATCGGATTACGGTTGGCATCGCAAGTTAATAATACCTATCGTATGTTATTAATTAGTGGATTGACTTTGCTTATAGGTACACAAGCTTTTATTAACATGGCAATGGTAATCGGTTGTTTTCCTGTAACGGGTATACCGCTTCCTTTTATTAGTTATGGAGGAACTTCTTTAGTTATTAATTTGATGGCAGTAGGGCTTATTGTAGGTGCCGTAGAATATAGCATGAAAGAGGAAGAACAAAAACAACGTATAATATTGAATGACATTAATTATTAA
- a CDS encoding phosphoribosylanthranilate isomerase gives MSKIKLCGLMNSIDAYYANEAAPDYVGLVFDKRRHFISDERAFSIRQALDSNIPAIGVFVNEPQKHIINLVQQEVIQFVQLHGCETETYITKLKEHISCPIIKVVSVKTTEDILMMEHTKAEYIMLDHGIGGTGKTFNWKLIPAIIKPWFFAGGINLSNIEKALDYHPFCIDISSGAETDGVKNREKMIALVNKVRLYSQQMK, from the coding sequence ATGAGTAAAATTAAACTATGTGGCTTAATGAATTCAATAGATGCCTATTATGCAAATGAAGCAGCACCTGATTATGTTGGTTTGGTATTTGACAAAAGACGACATTTTATTTCGGATGAAAGAGCTTTTTCTATTAGGCAAGCTTTGGACTCAAATATTCCTGCTATCGGTGTATTTGTTAATGAGCCGCAGAAGCACATCATAAATCTCGTACAACAAGAAGTAATACAATTTGTACAGCTTCATGGATGTGAAACAGAAACATATATTACAAAATTAAAGGAACACATATCATGTCCTATTATTAAAGTGGTATCTGTTAAAACGACAGAAGATATTTTAATGATGGAGCATACAAAAGCGGAATATATTATGCTTGATCACGGAATTGGCGGGACAGGGAAAACTTTTAATTGGAAGCTTATTCCTGCAATTATAAAACCTTGGTTTTTTGCAGGTGGCATTAATTTATCAAATATTGAAAAAGCGTTAGATTATCATCCGTTCTGTATAGATATTTCTTCAGGTGCGGAAACGGATGGTGTCAAAAATAGAGAGAAAATGATAGCACTGGTAAATAAAGTCAGGTTATATAGTCAGCAAATGAAATAA
- a CDS encoding tryptophanyl-tRNA synthetase has protein sequence MGELFKREDTIDELLESMGVQIVLDGNTLSEKDKEEIKKNGDIIVTKVNE, from the coding sequence ATGGGAGAGTTATTTAAGAGAGAAGATACAATAGATGAATTGTTAGAAAGTATGGGAGTACAAATTGTACTGGATGGAAATACTTTGTCAGAAAAAGATAAAGAAGAGATAAAAAAGAATGGAGATATCATTGTAACAAAGGTAAACGAATAG